From a single Accipiter gentilis chromosome 8, bAccGen1.1, whole genome shotgun sequence genomic region:
- the MYO1F gene encoding unconventional myosin-If isoform X2 codes for MGSKERFHWQSHNVKQSGVDDMVLLSKISEEAIVENLKKRFMDDYIFTYIGPVLISVNPFKQMPYFTDREIELYQGAAQYENPPHIYALTDNMYRNMLIDGENQCVIISGESGAGKTVAAKYIMGYISKVSGGGEKVQHVKDIILQSNPLLEAFGNAKTVRNNNSSRFGKYFEIQFSRGGEPDGGKISNFLLEKSRVVNQNECERNFHIYYQLIEGASQEQRQNLGIMSPDYYYYLNQSDTYQVEGTDDRSDFHETMNAMQVVGIRGEEQQLVLQIVAGILHLGNISFREEGNYARVENADSLAFPAYLLGIDQDRLNEKVTSRKMDSKWGGRSESITVTLNVEQAAYTRDALAKGLYARIFDFLVESINRAMQKPYEEYSIGVLDIYGFEIFQKNGFEQFCINFVNEKLQQIFIELTLKAEQEEYVQEGIKWTQIQYFNNKVVCDLIENKLNPPGIMSVLDDVCATMHATGEGADQTLLQKLQAAVGTHEHFNSWSSGFVIHHYAGKVSYDVNGFCERNRDVLFTDLIELMQSSEYGFIRMLFPEKLDSDKKGRPTTAGSKIKKQANDLVNTLMKCTPHYIRCIKPNETKKPRDWEESRVKHQVEYLGLKENIRVRRAGFAYRRLFHKFLQRYAILTPETWPSWRGDERQGVQHLLRSVNMDPDQYQMGRSKVFVKNPESLFLLEEMRERKFDGFARVIQKAWRRHIAIRKYEQMREEASNILYNFKERRRNSINRNFVGDYLGMEERPELRQFLAKRERIDFADSVTKYDRRFKPIKRDFILTPKYFYLIGREKVKKGPEKGQIKEVLKKKVELQAVSGVSLSTRQDDFFILHENDADNFLESIFKTELISLLCKRYEELTHTKLCLSFKDTLQFRVKKEGWGGGGTRNVTFVRGQGDVATLKAGGKTLTVTIGDGLPRNAKPTRKGATQSRGGSRYPAPSRSTPPAPRGACRNGAHQFPRSNSRAQRDTYTTPQKQARGPPAAALPPRNPSRQTKTRPPSEQNMDFLNVPDQGVAGMQRRRSLSQRPPPARRPKPQPKVAVPRCQALYQYIGQDVDELSFNVGDIIDILLEDISGWWKGRLHGKEGLFPGNYVQKI; via the exons ATG GGCAGCAAGGAGCGCTTCCACTGGCAGAGCCACAATGTCAAGCAGAGCGGCGTGGACGACATGGTCCTGCTCTCCAAGATCTCCGAGGAAGCCATCGTGGAGAACCTCAAGAAGCGATTTATGGACGATTACATCTTT ACCTACATTGGGCCGGTGCTCATCTCCGTCAACCCCTTCAAGCAGATGCCGTACTTCACCGACCGGGAGATCGAGCTGTACCAGGGAGCG GCTCAGTATGAAAATCCCCCCCATATCTACGCCCTGACCGACAACATGTACCGCAATATGCTGATCGACGGGGAGAACCAGTGCGTCATCATCAG TGGAGAAAGCGGGGCCGGGAAAACAGTGGCAGCGAAATACATCATGGGCTACATCTCCAAAGTGTCCGGGGGTGGCGAGAAAGTACAG CACGTGAAGGACATCATCCTGCAGTCCAACCCACTGCTGGAAGCCTTTGGAAATGCCAAAACCGTCCGGAATAACAACTCCAGCCGCTTC GGGAAGTACTTCGAGATCCAGTTCAGCCGGGGCGGCGAACCCGACGGGGGGAAGATCTCCAACTTTCTGCTGGAGAAGTCGCGGGTGGTGAACCAGAATGAGTGCGAAAGGAATTTCCACATCTACTATCAG CTCATCGAAGGGGCGTCCCAAGAGCAGCGGCAGAACCTGGGCATCATGAGCCCGGATTATTACTACTACCTAAACCAGTCGGACACGTACCAGGTGGAGGGCACGGACGACCGCAGTGACTTCCATGAGACCATG AACGCCATGCAGGTCGTCGGCATCCGGGGTGAGGAGCAACAGCTGGTGCTGCAGATCGTGGCTGGGATCCTCCACCTGGGAAACATCAGCTTTCGGGAGGAAGGCAACTATGCTCGAGTGGAAAATGCTGACT CCCTGGCCTTCCCTGCCTACCTGCTGGGGATCGACCAGGACCGCCTCAACGAGAAGGTCACCAGCAGGAAAATGGACAGCAAGTGGGGCGGCCGGTCCGAGTCCATCACTGTCACCCTCAACGTGGAACAGGCGGCTTACACCCGAGATGCCCTGGCCAAAGGGCTCTACGCACGCATCTTCGACTTTCTCGTGGAG TCTATCAACCGGGCTATGCAGAAGCCATATGAGGAGTACAGCATCGGGGTGCTGGACATCTATGGCTTCGAAATATTCCAG AAAAATGGCTTTGAGCAATTCTGCATTAACTTTGTGAATGAGAAGCTGCAGCAAATCTTCATAGAGCTGACCCTGAAGGCAGAGCAG GAGGAATATGTGCAGGAGGGGATCAAGTGGACCCAGATCCAGTATTTCAACAACAAGGTGGTGTGCGACCTGATAGAGAACAAGCTG AACCCCCCCGGGATCATGAGTGTCCTGGATGATGTCTGTGCCACCATGCACGCTACCGGCGAGGGGGCAGACCAGACcctgctgcagaagctgcaggcagctgtgggcaCCCACGAGCACTTCAACAGCTGGAGCTCAGGCTTCGTCATCCACCACTACGCAGGCAAG GTCTCTTATGACGTGAACGGCTTCTGTGAGCGCAACCGGGATGTGCTCTTCACCGACTTGATCGAGCTCATGCAGAGCAGTGAATA CGGTTTCATCCGGATGCTTTTCCCAGAAAAGCTTGATTCTGACAAAAAGGGACGACCAACCACCGCAGGCTCCAAAATCAAG AAACAGGCCAACGACCTGGTGAACACGCTAATGAAGTGCACGCCACACTACATCCGCTGCATCAAGCCCAACGAGACCAAGAAACCCCGggactgggaggagagcag GGTGAAGCACCAAGTCGAGTACCTGGGGCTGAAGGAAAATATTCGGGTGCGCCGGGCAGGTTTCGCCTACCGCCGCCTCTTCCACAAATTCCTGCAACG ctaTGCCATCCTCACCCCCGAGACGTGGCCGTCCTGGCGCGGGGACGAGCGGCAAGGGGTGCAGCACTTGCTGCGCTCCGTCAACATGGACCCAGACCAGTACCAGATGGGTCGGAGCAAGGTGTTTGTCAAGAACCCGGAATCG CTCTTCCTTCTCGAAGAGATGCGGGAGCGAAAATTCGACGGCTTCGCCCGGGTGATCCAGAAGGCCTGGCGCCGGCACATTGCCATCCGGAAATATGAGCAGATGCGAGAGGAGG CCTCCAACATCCTCTACAACTtcaaagagaggaggaggaacagcATCAACAGGAATTTCGTGGGCGATTACCTGGGCATGGAGGAGAGGCCAGAGCTGCGCCAATTCCTGGCCAAGCGGGAGCGGATAGACTTTGCCGATTCCGTCACTAAGTATGACCGGAGGTTCAAG ccCATCAAGCGGGACTTCATCCTCACCCCCAAGTACTTCTACCTGATCGGGCGGGAGAAGGTGAAGAAAGGTCCTGAGAAGGGGCAGATCAAGGAGGTGCTCAAGAAGAAGGTGGAGCTCCAGGCGGTGAGCGGCGTCTCGCTGAG CACCAGGCAGGATGATTTCTTCATCCTCCACGAGAACGATGCCGACAATTTCTTGGAGTCCATCTTCAAGACGGAGCTGATCAGCCTGCTGTGCAAACGCTACGAGGAGCTCACCCACACCAAGCTGTGCCTCTCCTTCAAGGACAC ACTACAGTTTCGGGTGAAGAAGGAGGGCTGGGGCGGTGGCGGCACCCGAAACGTCACCTTTGTCAGAGGACAGGGCGACGTGGCCACCCTCAAAGCTGGAGGCAAAACCCTTACAGTCACCATTGGGGATGGGCTCCCCAGGAATGCCA AGCCCACAAGAAAGGGAGCGACGCAGAGCAGAGGTGGCAGCAGGTATCCAGCACCCTCCCGAAGCACCCCACCAGCACCCAGAG GAGCCTGCAGGAATGGGGCACACCAGTTCCCACGCAGCAACAGCCGGGCTCAGCGGGACACCTACACGACACCCCAGAAGCAGGCGCGGGGGCCACCGGCTGCAGCACTTCCCCCCCGAAACCCCAGCCGCCAGACAAAGACACGACCCCCGTCCGAGCAGAACATGGATTTCCTCAATGTGCCTGACCAGGGGGTGGCTGG CATGCAGCGCCGGCGAAGCCTGAGCCAGCGGCCACCCCCGGCTAGGCGTCCCAAGCCACAGCCCAAGGTGGCCGTGCCGCGCTGCCAGGCGCTCTACCAGTACATCGGGCAGGACGTGGATGAGCTCAGCTTCAACGTGGGGGACATCATCGACATCTTGCTGGAAG atATCTCTGGCTGGTGGAAAGGCCGGCTACACGGCAAGGAAGGACTTTTCCCTGGGAACTACGTGCAGAAGATCTGA
- the MYO1F gene encoding unconventional myosin-If isoform X4, which yields MGSKERFHWQSHNVKQSGVDDMVLLSKISEEAIVENLKKRFMDDYIFTYIGPVLISVNPFKQMPYFTDREIELYQGAAQYENPPHIYALTDNMYRNMLIDGENQCVIISGESGAGKTVAAKYIMGYISKVSGGGEKVQHVKDIILQSNPLLEAFGNAKTVRNNNSSRFGKYFEIQFSRGGEPDGGKISNFLLEKSRVVNQNECERNFHIYYQLIEGASQEQRQNLGIMSPDYYYYLNQSDTYQVEGTDDRSDFHETMNAMQVVGIRGEEQQLVLQIVAGILHLGNISFREEGNYARVENADSLAFPAYLLGIDQDRLNEKVTSRKMDSKWGGRSESITVTLNVEQAAYTRDALAKGLYARIFDFLVESINRAMQKPYEEYSIGVLDIYGFEIFQKNGFEQFCINFVNEKLQQIFIELTLKAEQEEYVQEGIKWTQIQYFNNKVVCDLIENKLNPPGIMSVLDDVCATMHATGEGADQTLLQKLQAAVGTHEHFNSWSSGFVIHHYAGKVSYDVNGFCERNRDVLFTDLIELMQSSEYGFIRMLFPEKLDSDKKGRPTTAGSKIKKQANDLVNTLMKCTPHYIRCIKPNETKKPRDWEESRVKHQVEYLGLKENIRVRRAGFAYRRLFHKFLQRYAILTPETWPSWRGDERQGVQHLLRSVNMDPDQYQMGRSKVFVKNPESLFLLEEMRERKFDGFARVIQKAWRRHIAIRKYEQMREEASNILYNFKERRRNSINRNFVGDYLGMEERPELRQFLAKRERIDFADSVTKYDRRFKPIKRDFILTPKYFYLIGREKVKKGPEKGQIKEVLKKKVELQAVSGVSLSTRQDDFFILHENDADNFLESIFKTELISLLCKRYEELTHTKLCLSFKDTAHKKGSDAEQRWQQVSSTLPKHPTSTQRAGSSRSLQEWGTPVPTQQQPGSAGHLHDTPEAGAGATGCSTSPPKPQPPDKDTTPVRAEHGFPQCA from the exons ATG GGCAGCAAGGAGCGCTTCCACTGGCAGAGCCACAATGTCAAGCAGAGCGGCGTGGACGACATGGTCCTGCTCTCCAAGATCTCCGAGGAAGCCATCGTGGAGAACCTCAAGAAGCGATTTATGGACGATTACATCTTT ACCTACATTGGGCCGGTGCTCATCTCCGTCAACCCCTTCAAGCAGATGCCGTACTTCACCGACCGGGAGATCGAGCTGTACCAGGGAGCG GCTCAGTATGAAAATCCCCCCCATATCTACGCCCTGACCGACAACATGTACCGCAATATGCTGATCGACGGGGAGAACCAGTGCGTCATCATCAG TGGAGAAAGCGGGGCCGGGAAAACAGTGGCAGCGAAATACATCATGGGCTACATCTCCAAAGTGTCCGGGGGTGGCGAGAAAGTACAG CACGTGAAGGACATCATCCTGCAGTCCAACCCACTGCTGGAAGCCTTTGGAAATGCCAAAACCGTCCGGAATAACAACTCCAGCCGCTTC GGGAAGTACTTCGAGATCCAGTTCAGCCGGGGCGGCGAACCCGACGGGGGGAAGATCTCCAACTTTCTGCTGGAGAAGTCGCGGGTGGTGAACCAGAATGAGTGCGAAAGGAATTTCCACATCTACTATCAG CTCATCGAAGGGGCGTCCCAAGAGCAGCGGCAGAACCTGGGCATCATGAGCCCGGATTATTACTACTACCTAAACCAGTCGGACACGTACCAGGTGGAGGGCACGGACGACCGCAGTGACTTCCATGAGACCATG AACGCCATGCAGGTCGTCGGCATCCGGGGTGAGGAGCAACAGCTGGTGCTGCAGATCGTGGCTGGGATCCTCCACCTGGGAAACATCAGCTTTCGGGAGGAAGGCAACTATGCTCGAGTGGAAAATGCTGACT CCCTGGCCTTCCCTGCCTACCTGCTGGGGATCGACCAGGACCGCCTCAACGAGAAGGTCACCAGCAGGAAAATGGACAGCAAGTGGGGCGGCCGGTCCGAGTCCATCACTGTCACCCTCAACGTGGAACAGGCGGCTTACACCCGAGATGCCCTGGCCAAAGGGCTCTACGCACGCATCTTCGACTTTCTCGTGGAG TCTATCAACCGGGCTATGCAGAAGCCATATGAGGAGTACAGCATCGGGGTGCTGGACATCTATGGCTTCGAAATATTCCAG AAAAATGGCTTTGAGCAATTCTGCATTAACTTTGTGAATGAGAAGCTGCAGCAAATCTTCATAGAGCTGACCCTGAAGGCAGAGCAG GAGGAATATGTGCAGGAGGGGATCAAGTGGACCCAGATCCAGTATTTCAACAACAAGGTGGTGTGCGACCTGATAGAGAACAAGCTG AACCCCCCCGGGATCATGAGTGTCCTGGATGATGTCTGTGCCACCATGCACGCTACCGGCGAGGGGGCAGACCAGACcctgctgcagaagctgcaggcagctgtgggcaCCCACGAGCACTTCAACAGCTGGAGCTCAGGCTTCGTCATCCACCACTACGCAGGCAAG GTCTCTTATGACGTGAACGGCTTCTGTGAGCGCAACCGGGATGTGCTCTTCACCGACTTGATCGAGCTCATGCAGAGCAGTGAATA CGGTTTCATCCGGATGCTTTTCCCAGAAAAGCTTGATTCTGACAAAAAGGGACGACCAACCACCGCAGGCTCCAAAATCAAG AAACAGGCCAACGACCTGGTGAACACGCTAATGAAGTGCACGCCACACTACATCCGCTGCATCAAGCCCAACGAGACCAAGAAACCCCGggactgggaggagagcag GGTGAAGCACCAAGTCGAGTACCTGGGGCTGAAGGAAAATATTCGGGTGCGCCGGGCAGGTTTCGCCTACCGCCGCCTCTTCCACAAATTCCTGCAACG ctaTGCCATCCTCACCCCCGAGACGTGGCCGTCCTGGCGCGGGGACGAGCGGCAAGGGGTGCAGCACTTGCTGCGCTCCGTCAACATGGACCCAGACCAGTACCAGATGGGTCGGAGCAAGGTGTTTGTCAAGAACCCGGAATCG CTCTTCCTTCTCGAAGAGATGCGGGAGCGAAAATTCGACGGCTTCGCCCGGGTGATCCAGAAGGCCTGGCGCCGGCACATTGCCATCCGGAAATATGAGCAGATGCGAGAGGAGG CCTCCAACATCCTCTACAACTtcaaagagaggaggaggaacagcATCAACAGGAATTTCGTGGGCGATTACCTGGGCATGGAGGAGAGGCCAGAGCTGCGCCAATTCCTGGCCAAGCGGGAGCGGATAGACTTTGCCGATTCCGTCACTAAGTATGACCGGAGGTTCAAG ccCATCAAGCGGGACTTCATCCTCACCCCCAAGTACTTCTACCTGATCGGGCGGGAGAAGGTGAAGAAAGGTCCTGAGAAGGGGCAGATCAAGGAGGTGCTCAAGAAGAAGGTGGAGCTCCAGGCGGTGAGCGGCGTCTCGCTGAG CACCAGGCAGGATGATTTCTTCATCCTCCACGAGAACGATGCCGACAATTTCTTGGAGTCCATCTTCAAGACGGAGCTGATCAGCCTGCTGTGCAAACGCTACGAGGAGCTCACCCACACCAAGCTGTGCCTCTCCTTCAAGGACAC AGCCCACAAGAAAGGGAGCGACGCAGAGCAGAGGTGGCAGCAGGTATCCAGCACCCTCCCGAAGCACCCCACCAGCACCCAGAG GGCGGGATCTTCCAGGAGCCTGCAGGAATGGGGCACACCAGTTCCCACGCAGCAACAGCCGGGCTCAGCGGGACACCTACACGACACCCCAGAAGCAGGCGCGGGGGCCACCGGCTGCAGCACTTCCCCCCCGAAACCCCAGCCGCCAGACAAAGACACGACCCCCGTCCGAGCAGAACATGGATTTCCTCAATGTGCCTGA
- the MYO1F gene encoding unconventional myosin-If isoform X6: protein MGSKERFHWQSHNVKQSGVDDMVLLSKISEEAIVENLKKRFMDDYIFTYIGPVLISVNPFKQMPYFTDREIELYQGAAQYENPPHIYALTDNMYRNMLIDGENQCVIISGESGAGKTVAAKYIMGYISKVSGGGEKVQHVKDIILQSNPLLEAFGNAKTVRNNNSSRFGKYFEIQFSRGGEPDGGKISNFLLEKSRVVNQNECERNFHIYYQLIEGASQEQRQNLGIMSPDYYYYLNQSDTYQVEGTDDRSDFHETMNAMQVVGIRGEEQQLVLQIVAGILHLGNISFREEGNYARVENADSLAFPAYLLGIDQDRLNEKVTSRKMDSKWGGRSESITVTLNVEQAAYTRDALAKGLYARIFDFLVESINRAMQKPYEEYSIGVLDIYGFEIFQKNGFEQFCINFVNEKLQQIFIELTLKAEQEEYVQEGIKWTQIQYFNNKVVCDLIENKLNPPGIMSVLDDVCATMHATGEGADQTLLQKLQAAVGTHEHFNSWSSGFVIHHYAGKVSYDVNGFCERNRDVLFTDLIELMQSSEYGFIRMLFPEKLDSDKKGRPTTAGSKIKKQANDLVNTLMKCTPHYIRCIKPNETKKPRDWEESRVKHQVEYLGLKENIRVRRAGFAYRRLFHKFLQRYAILTPETWPSWRGDERQGVQHLLRSVNMDPDQYQMGRSKVFVKNPESLFLLEEMRERKFDGFARVIQKAWRRHIAIRKYEQMREEASNILYNFKERRRNSINRNFVGDYLGMEERPELRQFLAKRERIDFADSVTKYDRRFKPIKRDFILTPKYFYLIGREKVKKGPEKGQIKEVLKKKVELQAVSGVSLSTRQDDFFILHENDADNFLESIFKTELISLLCKRYEELTHTKLCLSFKDTLQFRVKKEGWGGGGTRNVTFVRGQGDVATLKAGGKTLTVTIGDGLPRNARETCFCLGDGAAQGISGKRAAGYKLRGQPPLQLALKTIT, encoded by the exons ATG GGCAGCAAGGAGCGCTTCCACTGGCAGAGCCACAATGTCAAGCAGAGCGGCGTGGACGACATGGTCCTGCTCTCCAAGATCTCCGAGGAAGCCATCGTGGAGAACCTCAAGAAGCGATTTATGGACGATTACATCTTT ACCTACATTGGGCCGGTGCTCATCTCCGTCAACCCCTTCAAGCAGATGCCGTACTTCACCGACCGGGAGATCGAGCTGTACCAGGGAGCG GCTCAGTATGAAAATCCCCCCCATATCTACGCCCTGACCGACAACATGTACCGCAATATGCTGATCGACGGGGAGAACCAGTGCGTCATCATCAG TGGAGAAAGCGGGGCCGGGAAAACAGTGGCAGCGAAATACATCATGGGCTACATCTCCAAAGTGTCCGGGGGTGGCGAGAAAGTACAG CACGTGAAGGACATCATCCTGCAGTCCAACCCACTGCTGGAAGCCTTTGGAAATGCCAAAACCGTCCGGAATAACAACTCCAGCCGCTTC GGGAAGTACTTCGAGATCCAGTTCAGCCGGGGCGGCGAACCCGACGGGGGGAAGATCTCCAACTTTCTGCTGGAGAAGTCGCGGGTGGTGAACCAGAATGAGTGCGAAAGGAATTTCCACATCTACTATCAG CTCATCGAAGGGGCGTCCCAAGAGCAGCGGCAGAACCTGGGCATCATGAGCCCGGATTATTACTACTACCTAAACCAGTCGGACACGTACCAGGTGGAGGGCACGGACGACCGCAGTGACTTCCATGAGACCATG AACGCCATGCAGGTCGTCGGCATCCGGGGTGAGGAGCAACAGCTGGTGCTGCAGATCGTGGCTGGGATCCTCCACCTGGGAAACATCAGCTTTCGGGAGGAAGGCAACTATGCTCGAGTGGAAAATGCTGACT CCCTGGCCTTCCCTGCCTACCTGCTGGGGATCGACCAGGACCGCCTCAACGAGAAGGTCACCAGCAGGAAAATGGACAGCAAGTGGGGCGGCCGGTCCGAGTCCATCACTGTCACCCTCAACGTGGAACAGGCGGCTTACACCCGAGATGCCCTGGCCAAAGGGCTCTACGCACGCATCTTCGACTTTCTCGTGGAG TCTATCAACCGGGCTATGCAGAAGCCATATGAGGAGTACAGCATCGGGGTGCTGGACATCTATGGCTTCGAAATATTCCAG AAAAATGGCTTTGAGCAATTCTGCATTAACTTTGTGAATGAGAAGCTGCAGCAAATCTTCATAGAGCTGACCCTGAAGGCAGAGCAG GAGGAATATGTGCAGGAGGGGATCAAGTGGACCCAGATCCAGTATTTCAACAACAAGGTGGTGTGCGACCTGATAGAGAACAAGCTG AACCCCCCCGGGATCATGAGTGTCCTGGATGATGTCTGTGCCACCATGCACGCTACCGGCGAGGGGGCAGACCAGACcctgctgcagaagctgcaggcagctgtgggcaCCCACGAGCACTTCAACAGCTGGAGCTCAGGCTTCGTCATCCACCACTACGCAGGCAAG GTCTCTTATGACGTGAACGGCTTCTGTGAGCGCAACCGGGATGTGCTCTTCACCGACTTGATCGAGCTCATGCAGAGCAGTGAATA CGGTTTCATCCGGATGCTTTTCCCAGAAAAGCTTGATTCTGACAAAAAGGGACGACCAACCACCGCAGGCTCCAAAATCAAG AAACAGGCCAACGACCTGGTGAACACGCTAATGAAGTGCACGCCACACTACATCCGCTGCATCAAGCCCAACGAGACCAAGAAACCCCGggactgggaggagagcag GGTGAAGCACCAAGTCGAGTACCTGGGGCTGAAGGAAAATATTCGGGTGCGCCGGGCAGGTTTCGCCTACCGCCGCCTCTTCCACAAATTCCTGCAACG ctaTGCCATCCTCACCCCCGAGACGTGGCCGTCCTGGCGCGGGGACGAGCGGCAAGGGGTGCAGCACTTGCTGCGCTCCGTCAACATGGACCCAGACCAGTACCAGATGGGTCGGAGCAAGGTGTTTGTCAAGAACCCGGAATCG CTCTTCCTTCTCGAAGAGATGCGGGAGCGAAAATTCGACGGCTTCGCCCGGGTGATCCAGAAGGCCTGGCGCCGGCACATTGCCATCCGGAAATATGAGCAGATGCGAGAGGAGG CCTCCAACATCCTCTACAACTtcaaagagaggaggaggaacagcATCAACAGGAATTTCGTGGGCGATTACCTGGGCATGGAGGAGAGGCCAGAGCTGCGCCAATTCCTGGCCAAGCGGGAGCGGATAGACTTTGCCGATTCCGTCACTAAGTATGACCGGAGGTTCAAG ccCATCAAGCGGGACTTCATCCTCACCCCCAAGTACTTCTACCTGATCGGGCGGGAGAAGGTGAAGAAAGGTCCTGAGAAGGGGCAGATCAAGGAGGTGCTCAAGAAGAAGGTGGAGCTCCAGGCGGTGAGCGGCGTCTCGCTGAG CACCAGGCAGGATGATTTCTTCATCCTCCACGAGAACGATGCCGACAATTTCTTGGAGTCCATCTTCAAGACGGAGCTGATCAGCCTGCTGTGCAAACGCTACGAGGAGCTCACCCACACCAAGCTGTGCCTCTCCTTCAAGGACAC ACTACAGTTTCGGGTGAAGAAGGAGGGCTGGGGCGGTGGCGGCACCCGAAACGTCACCTTTGTCAGAGGACAGGGCGACGTGGCCACCCTCAAAGCTGGAGGCAAAACCCTTACAGTCACCATTGGGGATGGGCTCCCCAGGAATGCCA GAGAGACCTGCTTCTGCTTGGGTGATGGGGCAGCACAGGGCATTTCGGGGAAAAGGGCAGCTGGGTACAAACTGCGGGGACAGCCCCCCCTCCAGCTGGCTCTGAAGACCATCACCTAA